TCGGCGGCCAGCTTTTGCGCCAGCGCCTTGTCTGTGTCTGTCGTGGTGGGCGAGCGGAATTCGAGCGTGTCCGAGAGGATGCAGGACAGCATCAGCCCCTTGATCCCTTCGGGCATGTGGTCTGCGTGATCGCCCATCAGGTCGTGCATGATGGTCGCCGTGCAGGCCAGCGGCCGGATGGTGATGTCGATCGGCCCTTTGGTTTCCAATCCGCCGACCAGTTTGTGGTGGTCGATGATTGCCTGCACGTCCGCGCCGTTGATGTTGGCGGGCAGTTCGGCCGGGTTGTTCGTATCGACGATCACGCATGCCTGGTTGTCGGCGACGTCTGCGATGATCTCGGGTATTTCGAACCCCCAGCGCTGCGCCACAAACGCCGCTTCGGTGTTTGGTGTGCCAAGCAGGACAGCCTTGGCGTCCGTGCCCATGTGGTTGAGGAACCATTCCCAGATCAGGGGAGAGCCCGTGCTGTCGGTGTCAGGGGATTTGTGGCCGAAAACGAGAGTGGTCATGTGACTGGTCTTTCACGCGATGGGTGTGGATTTCTGCGCCTTATAGGCTTGCCGCTGGTGGCTGTCACCCCGTTGCCGCGTTTGACGGCTATGCGTTGCGGTGATACGTTGGTGCCACCTGTTGAGGAGGACTCTGAAAATGGACATCCGCGGTTAATCGCCCCAGTTTTTGACCTTTTCGGACAGGAGTATCCTGACAATGGACCATCTGCACTGACGCCCGATCGGGCGAACCATTGGCCCGTCCGCGGGCCCCATGCCAATTTCCATGGAGGTGCAAAGATGCCTCGTAGCAAAACACGCAAACCCAAGTCCGCAACCAAGAGCGATGTAAGCCGTCGCACGCCGGAACGCCGACACGTCACTCCGAAATCGGCGCGCCGGCCGACCGGACTGGAACGGCGCAACCGACCGGATGCACGCCCCCCGAGGTTTCCGGGCCGTCTGGGTGGTCGTTAGAACCAGCCCCCGTCCAGCAATGGGCGGGGGTAGCGATCATTCGGCGGCGACAAAGATCCCGTCGATCAGCGTGTCCTGATCTTCCAGCGGTTCAACGATGCTGCCATGAAACTGCCCACCGACTTCGGCGGCATTTGGCCCGAAGAATCGCCCTTCGTAGATTGTATCATTCGTTTCGATGACGCCGCCGTCGAACGACAGGACGAACGTTCCTTCAAAACCGTTTTCGTTGATTTCCGCGTCATCGAACGAAACAGTCAAGTCCTGGAAATTGAAATCTGCGACCCCGAGTTCGTCGTCACGGATGATGCCACCGCCGCTGACGGACGCATCATCGAAATCGACGATCAGATTGATTGTCCCTTGGCCGAACGCGTCATCAAAGCCACGCCGCAAGGTCAGGTCTGAGCGCCCGAAGTAGATCGCCGTGCCGTCACGCGCTCCGACTTCTGCGGGATTTGTATCATAGCCCGCGACGAAACCGCCCAAGTTGAAATCGCCGTCCACTGCAGCAAAGACCCGCAGCGCGACGACATTTTCGCCTACAGGTAGGGCCGTAAAGAGGTTGATGAAATCGTCATCCACTTCATACGTCGTCCTGTTCGTGGGCGAGCGTTCAAGCGTGTAGGTTTCACCGTCGATCGTCAGGGTGACAGGGCCTTCGCCGACCGTTCCGCTGAGCGTGATGTCGCCTGTGCGTTCTTGCGTTGCTGTCTGATCGGATGTGATCCGGATGCGTTGCGGGTTTGTCAGCGTATAATCGTAGTCGCCCGCAATTTCGGTGTCTGCCGTTGCGAATCCGGCAGCAGAGATCGGCCGCGTGTCAAAGCCTTGCCCGCTGCTCCCGCCGCATGCTGATAACAAGACAAAACAGGGCAGGGCGAAGCTGGCAGAATATCGCATGGGGATCTCCGGTAAGGCAGCGTGGAGGGTCACGTTAACAGCGTTTCACCCAATTCCAAGCTGCATGGCAATTTCCCGCTTGTCCTTCCGCACCAGACGCTGAAAATTGCGATCATGGCAAATGTTGCAAGGGAATCCGCGCTTTACGCGCCGGTCAAGGCCTACCTGACCCGTCAGGGCTATGCTGTGAAAGGTGAGGTGGGCAAGGTCGACGTGGTCGCCCGAAAAGGGGACGAGACCGTTCTGGTCGAGTTGAAGCTGTCCTTTTCCCTGACCCTGTTTCATCAGGGGATCGACAGGTTGTCCTTGTCAGACAGTGTTTATTTGGCGGTTGAACACAAAACCGGCAAACCCTTTGCCCGCGCCTTGAAGGATAACGTCAAGATCGCCCGCCGTTTGGGGCTGGGTGTCATGACCGTGCGGTTGCGTGACGGTTTTGTCGAGGTGCATGCGGACCCCGGTCCTTATGCGCCGCGCAAGTCCAAGAAAAAGCAGGCGCAGTTGCGTAAGGCGTTCGATCGTCTGGACGGTGACCCGAACGCAGGTGGTGCGACCCGCCACGGGATTGTCACCGGTTACCGGCAGGACGCGTTGAAATGCGCGCGCTTTCTGGCGGTGCATGGCCCGTCAAAAGGCGCAAAGGTCAAGGACTGGGCCGAGGTTCCCACCGCGACGACCATCATGCGCAACGATCACTATGGCTGGTTCCGCCGTGTGTCACTTGGCGTGTACGATCTGACGGATGCGGGCCGCAAAGGGCTCGCGGATTGGGGCGACGTCTAGGGCTGGTCGCAAAGCGCCTTGCGGATACCGACAATCGCTGCGCGCGGGACAGCGGATGCGTCCAGATACAAATCTTCGACCGACAGCCATTTCGAATTCTCGGGGGTGCCGCAATCGACATAAAGCGTGCCTTTGAAATCGCCGAGCTTTCCATCGCCGATCACTGTCGCGGTGCGAATGCCGGCGGCATAGAAGATTTCGTCGTCGATCAGCCAGCTTTGCGTATAGACGCCGCCAACCGGATCGACATGGATCAAGGTTGGCGTTTCGCCATGTGCACCCGTCGCTGAAAGCACGCACAAAAGTCCGGTTGTGACCCGTAAAAGCATTGTCGCCCCCGGATCAGCGCAAGGGCGTGACGGTCCAGCCGTCTTGGGCAAGCAGGTTAAGCAGACCTTGTTCGCCCGGCAAATGAGCCGCGCCGACAGCAAGAACCACATCCGAATGCGCAAGCGCGGCGGTCGTGATTTCAGGGATCCATGCCAGATTGCGCTGTGTCAGGATCAGGTCTTCGGTTTCCGCAAAAAGTTCGCGCCCGCGTTCCGGGTCCAGTCCGGGCACATAGTTGACCGCGATCCGTGATGCTTCCCAGATTTCGGCCACATTTTCAGAGAAATACGCATCGAGCATGCTGACGAACATCTCGCTTTGCAGATCCGGTGCCATCAAGCCGAGTTGCAACATTTCAAGTTGTTCCGCAGCACTGCCCGCCTGCATCACATCAAGCAGCGTTGTCCATGGTTCAACGGCCTGCATCGGAACATCTGCCGCGGCGGCCGCTTCCATCAGCATGTGATCCAGACCCCGGCGGCCTGCGACGATGTCGGGCATCGCGCAGGGCGGGATGGCGAGGGCGAGCGACAGGTACCAAGGCTGCATCTTGGCGGCCATGAACGGCGGAATTTGCCGCGCAGAGGAGGCTTCGCTGAGCGCTTGCCATGTGTCTTCATCGAGTTGTTCGGGCAGCGTTGGCCCGTCAGTGATGAAGACCATTTCGGGATTGTTGGCGATGGCCGATTGCATTTCGGCCTCTTCCTTGGCTGTGGCTTCAACCAGAAGGATGTCGGCCCCCTGCACGAGTGGTGTCAGTTCCGCGACAAGCGGTGCCAGACGCGGATCGTAGATGTGCATTGTCCCGATGATTGTGACCTGCATCTTTTCGCGGCTTGCCTGCCAGAGCAGGCCGCTGGGGAATGGCGTGGCCGCAACTGTCGTTTCGATCTGTGTCCGTTCCGTGTCAGTCAGCCGGTCCATGAAGGCGGGGCCGCCGCAATCTGCAAATGCGGGTAGGGAGGCGAGTGAAAATGCGGCGGCAAGGCAAGAACGAAACATCAGCAATCCTGTATTGTTGGTGCCACCCGGGCCTTAGCCCGGATGGTTTTCAAGGATCATACGTTGGCCCAGTCTGATCAGCCAGCGCCCAATCACATCACGCAAGCTTTTGTGCCGGGGTGCAGGTACGGCCCGCAGCATGACAGGGCGTGTATCTGGCATTTCGTCCTGCATCACATCTTCGACCAGATAGGTCGGGATAAACGGGTTCTCGACCAGATGGGACACGGTGA
The sequence above is drawn from the Cognatiyoonia koreensis genome and encodes:
- a CDS encoding manganese-dependent inorganic pyrophosphatase, coding for MTTLVFGHKSPDTDSTGSPLIWEWFLNHMGTDAKAVLLGTPNTEAAFVAQRWGFEIPEIIADVADNQACVIVDTNNPAELPANINGADVQAIIDHHKLVGGLETKGPIDITIRPLACTATIMHDLMGDHADHMPEGIKGLMLSCILSDTLEFRSPTTTDTDKALAQKLAADLGIDLHSYASEMFAAKSDVSAFSDAELLRMDSKEYAVGDTKFRVSVLETTAPKIVLDRKDSIMAAMPAVATQDGVDQVLLFVVDILNEEATMFIPNDLSKSVAEASFGATVTSDTVVLPGVMSRKKQIIPNLKV
- a CDS encoding transferrin-binding protein-like solute binding protein, translating into MRYSASFALPCFVLLSACGGSSGQGFDTRPISAAGFATADTEIAGDYDYTLTNPQRIRITSDQTATQERTGDITLSGTVGEGPVTLTIDGETYTLERSPTNRTTYEVDDDFINLFTALPVGENVVALRVFAAVDGDFNLGGFVAGYDTNPAEVGARDGTAIYFGRSDLTLRRGFDDAFGQGTINLIVDFDDASVSGGGIIRDDELGVADFNFQDLTVSFDDAEINENGFEGTFVLSFDGGVIETNDTIYEGRFFGPNAAEVGGQFHGSIVEPLEDQDTLIDGIFVAAE
- a CDS encoding DUF2161 domain-containing phosphodiesterase, with the protein product MANVARESALYAPVKAYLTRQGYAVKGEVGKVDVVARKGDETVLVELKLSFSLTLFHQGIDRLSLSDSVYLAVEHKTGKPFARALKDNVKIARRLGLGVMTVRLRDGFVEVHADPGPYAPRKSKKKQAQLRKAFDRLDGDPNAGGATRHGIVTGYRQDALKCARFLAVHGPSKGAKVKDWAEVPTATTIMRNDHYGWFRRVSLGVYDLTDAGRKGLADWGDV
- a CDS encoding TraB/GumN family protein, coding for MFRSCLAAAFSLASLPAFADCGGPAFMDRLTDTERTQIETTVAATPFPSGLLWQASREKMQVTIIGTMHIYDPRLAPLVAELTPLVQGADILLVEATAKEEAEMQSAIANNPEMVFITDGPTLPEQLDEDTWQALSEASSARQIPPFMAAKMQPWYLSLALAIPPCAMPDIVAGRRGLDHMLMEAAAAADVPMQAVEPWTTLLDVMQAGSAAEQLEMLQLGLMAPDLQSEMFVSMLDAYFSENVAEIWEASRIAVNYVPGLDPERGRELFAETEDLILTQRNLAWIPEITTAALAHSDVVLAVGAAHLPGEQGLLNLLAQDGWTVTPLR